A window from Cryobacterium sp. SO1 encodes these proteins:
- a CDS encoding ABC transporter ATP-binding protein: MGDKSLPRPAERSAERSIERAFVAAAPVRSLLRLMRPYRGRFSLATLAFLIKDSPAWLLPPMTAAVIDIVVDRGPLPQLWFWAACALALLSLNYPFHMIFVRHSSRSIRSMAVDVRNALAERLQRLSIGFHNRQSASIVHTKVVRDVESIELMMQQALPTFLSALFTLTGAVVLTAITVPAFVGVFAVTVPLAVLLVGYIRSRAADRNENFRHEVERFSAGVGEMAALISITRGHGLERVATRRVAGAADNVRTAGQELDTLNGRFGALSWISYQALGVICLIGASAASITRIVPISPGEVVLLSTYFTVLTGGIVALLNVTPIFARGIDSIRSIAEVMEDPDLEVNEGKQLVTAIDGRIDLENVGFSYEDDRPALRDISLSIRPGETIALVGPSGSGKSTLLNLVLGFVRPGTGRVLLDGVDAATLDLRSARSFVSVVPQESVLFEGTIRDNVAYGLTGVSDESVLAALAGANALDILAGQDTGLDAVVGDRGARLSGGQRQRLAIARALVRDPRILVLDEPTSALDAVSEAKVKDALSTLFRDRTTIIAAHRLSTIREADRIAYIEAGRIVELGSHDDLMALGGRYSAIVAHQNP, encoded by the coding sequence ATGGGTGACAAATCCCTCCCCCGCCCGGCCGAGCGATCGGCCGAGCGGTCGATCGAACGGGCCTTCGTCGCGGCAGCCCCCGTCCGTTCGCTGCTGCGCCTGATGCGGCCCTACCGGGGCCGGTTCTCGCTGGCCACCCTGGCGTTCCTGATCAAGGACAGCCCGGCCTGGCTGCTGCCGCCCATGACGGCCGCCGTGATCGACATCGTGGTGGACCGCGGTCCGCTGCCGCAGCTGTGGTTCTGGGCGGCCTGCGCGCTCGCACTGCTCAGCCTGAACTATCCCTTCCACATGATCTTCGTGCGGCACTCCAGCCGGTCCATCCGGTCGATGGCCGTGGATGTGCGCAACGCCCTCGCCGAGCGGTTGCAGCGGCTGTCGATCGGTTTCCACAACCGGCAGAGCGCCTCCATCGTGCACACCAAGGTGGTGCGTGACGTCGAGAGCATCGAACTGATGATGCAGCAGGCGCTGCCCACCTTCCTTTCCGCCCTGTTCACCCTCACCGGCGCCGTTGTGCTCACTGCCATCACGGTGCCCGCCTTCGTCGGCGTTTTCGCCGTCACGGTTCCGCTGGCCGTGCTCCTGGTCGGCTACATCCGCTCGCGCGCGGCCGATCGCAACGAGAACTTCCGGCACGAGGTTGAACGGTTCTCCGCCGGTGTCGGCGAGATGGCCGCACTGATCTCGATCACCCGCGGGCACGGCCTCGAACGGGTCGCCACCCGCCGCGTCGCCGGAGCTGCCGATAACGTGCGCACGGCCGGTCAGGAGCTTGACACCCTGAACGGCCGGTTCGGCGCCCTGTCCTGGATCTCCTACCAGGCGCTCGGCGTGATCTGCCTGATCGGCGCATCCGCCGCCTCGATCACCCGGATCGTGCCGATCAGCCCGGGCGAGGTCGTGTTGCTGAGCACCTACTTCACGGTGCTCACCGGCGGTATCGTGGCCCTGCTCAACGTCACGCCGATCTTCGCACGCGGCATCGACTCGATCCGGTCGATCGCCGAGGTGATGGAAGACCCGGACCTCGAGGTCAACGAGGGGAAACAGCTGGTGACCGCGATCGACGGCCGGATCGACCTCGAGAATGTGGGCTTCAGCTACGAGGATGACCGGCCGGCGCTCCGGGACATCTCCCTCTCGATCCGGCCCGGCGAGACCATCGCCCTGGTCGGCCCGTCAGGGTCGGGCAAGTCCACCCTGCTCAACCTCGTGCTCGGCTTCGTGCGGCCCGGCACGGGACGGGTCCTGCTGGACGGGGTCGACGCCGCCACCCTCGACCTCCGCAGCGCCCGCTCCTTCGTCTCGGTGGTACCCCAGGAATCGGTGCTCTTCGAGGGCACCATCCGCGACAATGTCGCCTACGGCCTCACCGGAGTCAGCGACGAGAGTGTGCTCGCCGCCCTGGCCGGCGCCAACGCGCTGGACATCCTGGCGGGCCAGGACACCGGCCTTGACGCCGTGGTCGGCGACCGGGGTGCCCGGCTCTCCGGCGGGCAGCGCCAACGCCTGGCCATCGCCAGAGCCCTGGTGCGGGACCCTCGCATCCTGGTGCTCGACGAACCCACCAGCGCCCTCGACGCGGTCTCGGAGGCCAAGGTCAAGGATGCGCTCAGCACACTGTTCCGCGATCGCACCACGATCATCGCGGCGCATCGGCTTTCCACCATTCGCGAGGCCGACCGGATCGCCTACATCGAGGCCGGCCGTATCGTGGAGCTCGGCAGCCACGACGACCTGATGGCGCTCGGTGGCCGGTACTCGGCCATCGTTGCGCATCAGAACCCCTGA
- the flgK gene encoding flagellar hook-associated protein FlgK has product MSTFGGLNTAYTGLIAARAGLDVVGQNIANVNTEGYTRQRVTTSSTSAAARAGLVSWGATPGTGVSVDGISRLGSATLDAKVRATAATAGYTAVRANALGSVENSLKEPGVNGLSHQLQEFWAAWGELSNGTDAGAGAGLLLGEAGQLTAQIATGYRAVTDEWAAVRGSADSLVTEVNGAALQVAELNGIIRQTLASGGSANEAIDKRDALTATIAAITGASVRPQANGTVDVLIGGNTLVSGTDVQTLKVSGPTTMPTGTDAADPANAVRVVWTHRPETVGIDGGELAGALSLLGPADTAGTGGALAQAAASYNDFATRLADSVNSIHLGGVTSDGNPGGKFFDYVAGNAAATLSVVPSDGTEIAAGAVGAGASNGANADKIAQLGAGRAVDATGQPVTSPNVIWSAFVTRLGVDTGIELTQASSANLSASAAVTMQLSNSSVDIDEENVNLLTFQHAYQGAARVMTAVDEMLDTLINRTGLVGR; this is encoded by the coding sequence ATGAGCACCTTCGGCGGACTCAATACCGCATACACCGGACTGATCGCGGCGCGCGCCGGTCTCGACGTCGTCGGGCAGAACATCGCCAACGTCAACACCGAGGGGTACACCCGCCAGCGGGTGACGACCTCCTCCACCAGCGCTGCGGCGCGGGCCGGTCTCGTCTCCTGGGGTGCCACCCCCGGCACCGGAGTATCCGTCGACGGCATCTCGCGCCTGGGCAGTGCCACCCTGGACGCCAAGGTGCGGGCGACCGCGGCCACCGCCGGCTACACCGCCGTGCGGGCGAATGCCCTCGGTTCGGTCGAGAACTCACTGAAGGAACCCGGCGTGAACGGCCTGTCCCACCAGCTGCAGGAGTTCTGGGCCGCCTGGGGGGAACTCAGTAACGGGACCGACGCCGGGGCGGGCGCCGGACTGCTGCTCGGCGAGGCCGGTCAGCTCACCGCCCAGATCGCCACCGGGTACCGCGCCGTCACCGACGAGTGGGCGGCCGTGCGGGGCAGCGCCGACTCGCTGGTCACCGAGGTCAACGGCGCTGCGCTCCAGGTTGCCGAGCTCAACGGCATCATCCGGCAGACCCTGGCCAGCGGCGGGTCGGCCAACGAAGCCATCGACAAGCGCGACGCGCTCACCGCCACCATCGCCGCCATCACCGGCGCGAGTGTGCGGCCCCAGGCCAACGGCACCGTGGATGTGCTGATCGGCGGCAACACCCTGGTGTCCGGCACCGATGTGCAGACCCTCAAGGTGAGCGGCCCGACAACGATGCCCACCGGCACCGACGCGGCCGACCCTGCGAACGCGGTGCGGGTGGTCTGGACCCACCGGCCCGAAACCGTCGGCATCGACGGCGGCGAACTCGCCGGCGCCCTGTCTCTGCTGGGCCCGGCGGATACTGCCGGCACCGGCGGCGCCCTCGCCCAGGCAGCGGCGTCGTACAACGACTTCGCCACCCGCCTGGCCGATTCCGTGAACAGCATCCACCTCGGTGGAGTCACCAGCGATGGCAACCCCGGCGGGAAGTTCTTCGACTACGTAGCGGGCAACGCCGCCGCAACGCTGAGCGTCGTACCAAGTGACGGCACCGAGATCGCGGCCGGCGCCGTCGGCGCCGGCGCGAGCAACGGTGCCAACGCGGACAAGATCGCGCAGCTCGGCGCCGGACGCGCCGTGGATGCCACCGGGCAACCGGTCACCTCCCCCAACGTCATCTGGTCGGCCTTCGTCACCAGGCTGGGCGTCGACACCGGCATCGAACTCACCCAGGCCTCCTCTGCGAACCTGTCGGCCAGCGCCGCGGTCACCATGCAGCTATCCAACTCCTCGGTTGACATCGACGAGGAGAACGTCAACCTGCTCACCTTCCAGCACGCCTACCAGGGTGCCGCCCGGGTGATGACGGCCGTGGACGAGATGCTCGACACCCTGATCAATCGCACCGGACTGGTGGGAAGGTAA
- a CDS encoding flagellar assembly protein FliW yields the protein MTATLSFLSPPPGLAPLTDFQLREITGAAGLFALQSAVDLHTRLFVLDASVYLPDYAPVISDEHARALDLAGPDQAMVLVVTNPGKTGTTVNLMAPIVVNADTGRCAQIILDGQDWPLRAELTPRAEAPRDSAAQHTAEHAAEHTAQE from the coding sequence ATGACCGCCACCCTGAGTTTCCTCTCCCCGCCGCCCGGCCTCGCGCCGCTCACCGACTTCCAGTTGCGCGAAATCACCGGTGCCGCCGGACTGTTCGCCCTGCAGTCCGCCGTGGACCTGCACACCAGGCTGTTCGTGCTCGACGCGTCGGTGTACCTGCCGGACTACGCGCCCGTCATCTCCGACGAGCACGCCCGGGCGCTGGACCTCGCCGGCCCGGACCAGGCGATGGTCCTCGTGGTCACCAACCCGGGTAAGACCGGTACCACCGTCAACCTGATGGCTCCCATCGTGGTGAACGCCGACACCGGCCGGTGCGCCCAGATCATCCTGGACGGCCAGGATTGGCCGCTGCGCGCCGAGCTGACTCCGCGCGCCGAGGCGCCGCGGGACAGCGCCGCCCAACACACCGCCGAGCACGCCGCCGAGCACACGGCCCAGGAATAG
- the flgL gene encoding flagellar hook-associated protein FlgL gives MIPRVTSQTQMRSAQANLQASAQRLAQLQEQSSTLKTISRASDDPARAANAIAVRAEQRATAQYTRNADNGDGWLTTLDTALGASTTILNKVRDLTVQGSNAGTMTPAAREAIAVQIDGLKKDLLTQANATYLGRTVFAGNSDAGAAFSPEGVHSGGSAAGVERRVGADSTVRVDADGAAIFGNGTTSVFALLDTITLALRSTNPTVKVSDHLAAVEVALNTVIAASSDVGARQARIESASAGLVTQKGSLEAQRVQLEDADLATVILDLKLQEVAYQSALAVTARVIQPTLMDFLS, from the coding sequence ATGATCCCCCGCGTAACCAGCCAGACCCAGATGCGCTCCGCGCAGGCCAATCTGCAGGCCAGCGCCCAGCGTCTCGCCCAGTTGCAGGAGCAGTCCTCGACGCTGAAGACCATCAGTCGGGCCTCCGACGACCCCGCCCGCGCCGCGAACGCCATCGCCGTGCGGGCCGAGCAGCGGGCCACCGCCCAGTACACCCGCAACGCCGACAACGGCGACGGCTGGCTGACCACGCTCGATACCGCGCTCGGTGCGAGCACCACCATCCTGAACAAGGTGCGCGACCTCACGGTGCAGGGCTCCAACGCCGGCACCATGACGCCGGCGGCCCGGGAAGCCATCGCCGTGCAGATCGACGGCCTCAAGAAGGACCTGCTCACCCAGGCCAACGCGACCTACCTCGGTCGTACTGTTTTCGCAGGCAACTCCGATGCCGGAGCGGCCTTTTCGCCAGAGGGCGTTCACAGCGGCGGCTCCGCGGCTGGTGTCGAGCGGCGCGTGGGCGCCGACAGCACGGTGCGGGTGGATGCCGACGGTGCCGCCATCTTCGGCAACGGCACCACCTCGGTCTTCGCCCTGCTCGACACGATCACGCTCGCCCTGCGCAGCACCAACCCGACCGTGAAGGTGTCCGACCACCTGGCCGCCGTCGAAGTCGCACTGAATACAGTGATCGCCGCCAGCTCCGACGTCGGCGCCCGGCAGGCCCGCATCGAGAGCGCCTCCGCCGGCCTGGTCACCCAGAAGGGCAGCCTCGAGGCGCAGCGCGTGCAGCTCGAGGACGCCGATCTGGCGACCGTGATCCTCGACCTCAAACTGCAGGAAGTCGCCTACCAATCCGCCCTCGCGGTGACCGCCCGCGTGATCCAACCGACCCTGATGGACTTCCTTTCATGA
- a CDS encoding acetylxylan esterase produces MPRLDMSLPELQSYRPEIAEPADFDDFWQRTLAEARQHPAEPRLTRVDSPLTEVEVYDVTFNGFAGDPVKAWFLVPAERTGRLPDRLPTVVEYNGYGGGRGFPHERLGWVASGYAYLFMDTRGQGSGWGSGGDTADPHGSGPSAPGFMTRGIQSPDDYYYRRVFTDAVRAIDAVRTLVRVDPERVAVCGGSQGGGIALAAAGLAEGLVGAMPEVPFLCHFERAVGMTDNDPYHEIVRYLSVHRDQVEQTFATLAYFDGVNLAKRATAPAIFSVGLLDPVCPPSTVFAARNHYAGDAEIEVYPFNEHEGGQGHHFVRQAAWLARQLAPEPARR; encoded by the coding sequence GTGCCCCGCTTAGACATGTCCCTGCCCGAGCTGCAGTCGTACCGCCCCGAGATCGCCGAACCGGCCGACTTCGACGACTTCTGGCAGCGCACCCTGGCTGAGGCCAGGCAGCATCCGGCCGAGCCACGGCTTACCAGGGTGGACTCGCCGTTGACCGAGGTGGAGGTCTACGACGTCACCTTCAACGGCTTCGCCGGCGACCCGGTCAAGGCCTGGTTCCTGGTGCCGGCGGAGAGAACCGGCCGGCTGCCCGACCGGCTGCCCACCGTGGTCGAATACAACGGCTACGGCGGCGGCCGCGGCTTTCCGCACGAGCGCCTCGGCTGGGTCGCCAGCGGCTACGCCTACCTGTTCATGGATACCCGTGGCCAGGGAAGCGGCTGGGGCTCCGGCGGCGACACCGCAGACCCGCACGGCAGCGGACCGTCCGCGCCCGGCTTCATGACCCGCGGCATCCAGTCGCCGGATGACTACTACTACCGCCGGGTGTTCACCGACGCGGTCCGGGCGATTGACGCGGTGCGCACCCTCGTCAGGGTCGACCCGGAACGGGTCGCGGTCTGCGGCGGCAGCCAGGGCGGCGGTATCGCCCTGGCGGCAGCCGGACTGGCCGAGGGACTGGTCGGCGCGATGCCGGAGGTGCCGTTCCTCTGCCACTTCGAACGTGCCGTGGGCATGACCGACAACGACCCGTACCACGAGATCGTGCGCTACCTCTCGGTGCACCGAGATCAGGTCGAGCAGACCTTCGCCACCCTCGCCTATTTCGACGGCGTCAACCTCGCCAAACGGGCCACAGCCCCGGCGATCTTCTCGGTGGGGCTACTCGATCCGGTCTGTCCGCCGTCCACGGTCTTCGCCGCCCGCAACCACTACGCCGGCGACGCCGAGATCGAGGTCTACCCGTTCAACGAACACGAGGGCGGCCAGGGCCACCACTTCGTGCGCCAGGCCGCCTGGCTCGCCCGCCAGCTGGCCCCGGAGCCCGCCCGCCGCTAA